AGGTTGAAGAAAAATTTTCGCTCCAATATCGTTGTGGATTCCATCAAATACAATTGGAAACAGATGAAGATAAAAGGTATTTGCTGAAATTGaattttcatttgattatttGTATTCAAAGTAATCGAAAGACAGTAGTAGTGATCAATTTTGACAATGCTGGGTGATCACTTACAAACAAAGCATTGGATTCTTTTTAATTTGACATTTCCAAGGGTAATGTTTTCGTCATTAGTGCATATTGTGGAAAGCAAAACAATATGTGTCATATTTTGAGAGAATGCTTTATTTGGTATACATGATGTGTCAAACATTAACGGATGAGTTAATTTTCCTTGAGAATCTCAGGTAATTTGATGTAAATGTCTTTGTGACTTGACCAGCGATAATGAAGATTCCATAGACAGTGCATAAAGTCTGCATACAATTGAGGGTTAAAAAAGCATTCTAAGTGTTTTAGTTGTTTGTTGGAATTAATTCACCGGTTTTATTTTGAATGGACTATCTGTTAAGCTGTTCAATGTGTTTCTGAAGTGGCGTTTTAAATACATCTATGTAGATTGGTGGAAGGGGTTTTGCGTAGATTATTTTATTCGTAGGTTGTATTCGTCAGGAATCGTCCACATTGAATAATAAGGATAACTTGACAAGTGTTTGGTTATGGTATCGGACACCTCATCAGTGTACATTTGAAATGATAGTCATCAGGGATCATTCCAATAGTTTTAATGGTTGTGAACCTTTGGCGAGATTTGGATGTTTCGGTTTCGATCACTGTTAGGGTTGTTGTTCTTCAATGCTCACCAGTCCATACTGGACCAATTCAGCTGTTCAATGTTCCCTGGTATTTATAACATGGTAATCACGTTTTTAAGCAGTCAAACAACAATAATCGTTTtgctttgttttaatttttaatgaccTTTTCAAAGCGCACTCTACAACCTGGCTGTTTTGAATTTTATGGCGGAACAAAATCGTCGTTTAGAAGATCGGGAAAATCATGATTTCGTGAACAAATCAAATCCAAGTGAATTGAATAATGTTATATAATTAttgctatttcgttgaaattcattcaacaaactTATTAACAGCATCTTTACCATTGATGTCCagtttggtacatgttcacgaatgAGCGCGCCATGCTTTAACAATATCCTCAATAATTAGTTCTCTAGTAGATGGTCAAATAGACGACATGCGTTCTCTCTTCAATCCGATGTGCCTTTAAGTTAAATTAAGATGAAGATTCTATACACTGTCAATAAAATACACCAGTTTGGTGAGTGGTAGATAAAGAATATAATATCATTAAATCTTTATTATGAGCCAAGTTGCACCGATATCCTCAGTTATATGATGGGTCACTCCATAGTTACATGATTTAATTCAGTTAGCAAATTGATTACCGTACACATTATATGCActgttttaaaacaaattacTCCAAATTAGATCAACTTGTCAGGTATCTCCTTAACAGAATGCTTCCCAATATTTTGTGTTTTGAATAGGGAATTCCACATACTTCTCACCTTATTGTATGAATCGAGTGAAGACCGTATTTCCATGGACACTTGAAAAGCACTTCCTGACTTCTCACATCACTCAAAACCAAAGAAATGAGGTTCGTTCAGTTTGTCAAACAGTCGTCCTATCAatgtaaattataatttaatatttcGATTGAACACAGAAGTACAAACCAACCTCACGTGCCCAGCTGTGTTGCCCTATAATCTGTAACtcatattcattaaaatttcaGTCAACGATTTCTGACTCAGTTGGACAACACCAAACAACACAAATCGATGTTTAATACTGATACCCATGCACATGTTCAACACAGATCCTCAAGTTGAAGTAATTACTAAAACCAGTATTCACAAACTAAAGGAGAGATATTTCGGAAGCAATTGTCGAACAACTACGTAACACTGAATAGGTACCATTCAACTGAAGTCAGGTTAATAATACTACCAGATATTTCATGGTGTGAATAGTGAGCATTCTGCGTAACGTCAGCTACTGTTGTTCACTTGACACTTTGTATGATCACATATTTGCGTGAGAATGTTCTACTCATAATTACCTCCTAAGCTAAGATCAATGCTTGCCAGTTTGAGGAACGGTACTAAATCATATGCACATTCAGCAGGTGTTTATTCGTTGAGAGTATACACGTTAGTTTAACTAAGAACAAATACAATTTTGAAACCAATCGAAAACACACCTAAAAGTAACACAGTGTTAGGGACTTAcaggtgatcgactggattacgaagacctccacatctaagaggaagcacgggatacaatatTCAGCTTGGATGCACTTGAACAATTTGAACCTCGCCAACCAACTAGTTCGTCCATTCcgcacacaacaacaaatgctgGTGAAGCCAACCAATGCACAAGCAGTCTCTACAGCATTAGGCCTCAATAGACATAGGGacaaagcaagattctcaattacaacacagagaacactaaCTCAATTAAACTTTATTGAGAAGCTCTGGAAtaggtggaatctttcacgtgcCTGAGAAGCATTATGAATGAGCAAGGAGtacctgatgcagatgtgaaggtatgaattggcaaagcaaggacaacatttctacaattgaagaacatatggagctcaaaacaactgtcggcCAACGTCACAGTTaggatcttcaatacaaacgtcaggacagttctactgtgAGGAGTCGAAACGTTGAGATTTACCACAACCACCATTAGtatagtacaagtatttataaataattgtccgcacaagatactcaatgtccggtGACTGGATATCGTCAGTAACAAcatactgtgagagagaacaaatcagtttccagatgaagaggaaattattaGGGTTAGCATGCGTAAGTAAGTGGTAAGTATTAGATGTTGAATGACCAGACTAGTGTAAATCTTAACTGCGATAAGTGCTTACtgaaatcaaaatatatttacgGAAAAAATTGAAGCACGTCTGATGAGACCCAATTTTCAACACAATTTCTATCTCTCATTTAAAGGTTCAACAACTAGTTGAAGAAGTGAGAAGCTCCATAATTGAATCAGTCACACAAGCCACATGGTTGAATGAAAATACAAAGCAGTTTATTACGGACAAGGTTAGCTTGATGTCCAATCAGTATAACATGTTTGTTGCAATTTAATAAATGTTATAGATTAATCAAACCAAGGTTTTCATTTTCTATTCGAATGTAAGTGGATCAGAAAGAAGAGAAGATCTTTCAGCGATATACAAAGTGAGTTTGATGAAAACGAAACAATTCTTTCATTAGGATAATTATTAATCTCACTGTGTACATATTAAACTGAGATGTTGACAATTTTCTCATACTGAAACCCATTTTAAGCTGATTTATTCGTTTCTTTACACTACCTTGATATAATGCAAGCCGTATTGCATAACATAACAAATGGTTTGTCGTATGTTTACATTTTTCCACGTGCACACCAGAAACGAGAGCTCATTGTTAGCTTGTAGATATGGTCACATGGTTTAATGGCTTTCTAGATGACGTCAGTTGGTGATGGCAATCAAATTAATATTAAACACATCCATGTACACGCTATCATATCTTTCTCAAGATGAATTACACTAGTCTAAATTTAAACAACATTCGATAAACCGAGTTTTCCACTtagttcatcatcatcattcgaaCTCTTGAATTTCAGTATCCTATAAATGCCGAAGATCATGTGTTAAATGAGTATTATGCACAGAAAGCCATGTATACAGAGAAATTGAGAAGAAGAATTAAAAAAGCTGGCAAAACGTAAGCCATTATTTTTCTATTCCATTCAGTTTAGTTTCAaactttgtttatattttggcCATAAATCAATTAGAATAGCTACATTGACACATCTAGTCTACACTGGTCTCCACATAATGAAATAACACTCGCTTTTCACCTTAACACCAATGGAAACTTACTTGTCTTAAACGAACATCTACACTAGATGCAGCGCCAGTTTCTTTTCTCACAgagaatattaagtgaattgTAATGAAATACTGCTGTCTCACAATAATAAAATGTCCACTTGTAAATATTCACACGTTCGACCTACACATTATAACAATATTGAGTAATGTGAACTCAATCGTTTCATCATCATGTGAGTAAAACACCGATGCATAACGAATGATGACTGAACATGACCATCCAATAATTTTGATGACAACCACAAAACTTCACTCATAGAATACTATGTCAGTAAAAAGGGCTAGTTAGTCAACGAAAATAAGTGATTTTCTTTGGTCAAGCgaaacaaatgataacaatgTAGTGGGGAAACATTCAAAAACAAATAACTTAGAAACATAGATTACCAATGAGTGATTAACAGTGTAGATTGCATTAAGAATGTTAGTTGGGAAACCCCActtcaaactgaccacattcaTATCTATCAAACGTATTTAATGCAGTCATTGATACATAGTTAAAAGCTGACAAAATGACCCATTCTGCCATTGTCTGAATATTTATGTCTGAAATAATTTTAGCTAACTAACATTCACTTGTTAACCAAATTTCAATACTGTGTTAAGCATGTTGTCTTTAGTCGACGTACTATTTCATTATATGAAATTCACTTGCGTTATAGTTCTGAAATAATGAAGATTAAGGAATCATTATAGAACGAAATGAAAATATCTCTGTTATTCGAGGTGGATCAATGTTGAGTCCACATATTCTTGCTAACACCATTGTAAAGCAAAAGAGATAGTAAAAATACGTTTTAGTGAAACAAACTACCAGATATCTGAAGGCACGCAATGGATCATATTTGGAAACTAGTAAAGTGGTAGCTTGTATCAGTCATTTGGTATTCTTCATTGCTCAGTGGTACCTTAAAGGGCCAGTCGGTAGTAATAAGACCACAAGCATATAACACTATATGCACTAAAGTAGGACATTTCAACCATAGTTTACAGTTGCTAATTGTCATGACTACTTGAGATTTCAGTGTTGTGGTTGAGCTTTACTCACGTGTTTAGAAATATTGAGGTTTGATGCTACAATATTTATTACGTGATGTTTGCAttcatttttgaaaaaataGGTCACTACGTGATTCGCCAACTTATTTACCTGAGGCCTACTATTTGACAAATTTGAACCGCATGCACATTTTCGCCGGATTGATGCAACCACCATtttatgaaaaggatgaagatTCACCAACAAGATACATTGGATTGGGTTGGATTATTGCCCACGAATTTATGCATGCTATAGATATTATAGGTAATTTGATTGAGAGTAGTTTGTTTTGTAGTATGCGCACGAGCAATTGTCCTGTTTCATATTTtgatcaatgaaataaattcaccTCGATTCATCTTGATTATTTTTCAACACTCTCACCATATGCTCTAATCGGACTGATCTCTTATTTTAAAGGACGTATTAAATTTGATTGCGTCAGCAATTCAACTACGAAGTATTAAGAACAATACATCATTATCGCCGTTTTTATTGAACAGCATGAGTTTGTGTTTTTGCAAGCTGATTAGTTCACTTACCATACTTAAGTGGTTCGGTAGCCATATAATCTATTTCAAATAGTTTACATTATTTCCTTATTTTACCATGTTTATTGACTGAGTTCCCGAAGCTTAGATTAGATGATTACGGTTCAGTGTTATGTTGAAACAATGAGGTGAAACGCACTTTAAGAACAGACAAGGAAATATTTAACTATGCTTGTATGTTTCGACAGACAACCAAAATATTTTTAACAAATGTGTACATCTAACATAGGTTCGTGTATCGAGTATTAACTAGAACCTCATTCGTTGTATACTTATAATAAAGTCGATTTACCAGTTCACACAAACTGTCGCTCAGAGATGTCAGAACATAGAGAACACTATCATTGAGTGTAGATTTTTAACTTTGAATGACGAATAATTGCACTACTAATAGTACTATAATGCAGGTACAGTCAATTAATAGCTCTATAAGAACGGGATTAAATTCCCACAAATAATCAACTTATCTAATATCATTCAATAACACattgtaaataaaaatggaaTGTAACACAATTTAGTTTCCAATCAGATTTgaatctattcatttatttctgtATAAATACAAGGTGTTCTCGAAGATTTCAACGGGAATCAACGACTAGGTAGAGATTCTCATGCAGGAATGATTGCAAATATGAAGCAAACAGATTGTCTACGATCTCATTACAAAAGACATCCTGATTCGTTTGAGAAGGTAAGTGTTTCAAAACAGTGGATCTGTATACCGATAATTACCATTTACATAAACGGTTCACATTATTACTTAGCGACAAACACTAATTTTAGAAAGGACGATTGAATTTGGGGAAATATTTGTGGAAGTTTGTTTCAGGGAAATTCCAAATTCCTCCACCTTCACTCAATATTCTAAGCATTCAGTTGAAGTTCTACCCAGAGTTCTCAAAATACATTACCTCCTTTCTAACGAAATGATTACTTGAGGAAATCATTTcaatgttgtacattttgttcgACGAAGTCAATGTTATCAGGTTCGTAACACACAAAGGAAAATTCGCATGTTACCTGACTTCGTCCAACCATAACTAGTCTGGAATATCGATCACAATAGTCATGATTGAGCATGGTGATACGTATGTAAATGTCACGGAACAGACTCATCGAAACCATGTTAATATTTACAAGCATCAGAAATAAATTAGAAATCTCCATGTTTTGTTGGGGCTTGTTAAGCACTATTACGAATACGTTCAGGGGAACACAAGTTTCATGATACTGAAAATTCAAATGCTATTCAATGCAGGTAAGTGACAATACAGTTCACAATTTTCAGATATTATAAGTCGCTAATGCTGGAGAGCTTTCCAGATAAAAGTGGCTGAGACAATGACAGTTGTAAGAGTTGCAAAGTTATCGTTTGTGAGTGAAAATAGCTTGTGGCTGCAGAATAATTAACTTGTCTACACGAAATCATTTATATTAAGTGTAAATTAATTGACTGAAATAAAAATCGACATTGTAGGTGAGTATTGAGTAGAGTGAGAACTGCCTAATCCACAATTCAATCCATGCTgctttgaggttgaaataagtATTAAATATTGTGATATTTGATACCGattcatttattgtttgtaCAAATCCATTGCTGTTATTGAAGCAATCTGTTCGATCATCCAACAATGAAATTGTGGATAGTTCTAGCAGAATAgttgttttcacattttaaCAACCAGTTTATGAGTCCAGTGAATCCATGATAATCCGAGTCTTCTCATCCGTTGTAgtaaatagaataaaacaaaatgatcagTTTAATTCGTCACAAACCTTGATAAATATTCCTCTTTTCCTCCAATTTCAACTTATTTAGAGTGATAGAATTGGGACGCGGAATGAAATTTTGGCTGACAATGGAGGATTGAAAATAATGTACAAtgtatgtgaataaataaaatataaatatcatatGACTATGTAGTATCACTCTACAATAAATAATATTCGATAGTGTGACTGTAAAAATTAACATTTACATCTACATCCAGATGAGTAGATTGGAATATCAGTTCATAGTATGAACAGTACCGAAACACACATGTGATCACGAGTTACTAGTTTCAAAAACATAAATTGAATGATTCTTAACGTTTCCTTTTGAAATCTGAAATCCATTCATCCGTTTTCTCCAATGACCATTAGAAATGTTGGGTAACAGACCGATTCTCAAATCCAGTCATTTTATGACTTTGTATGATAGTGATGCAATATCATCATTCTGTGATCACCTTACTTCAAACCTACTCAACTTCACGGGTCAGGCTTCCAATTACAACTCTGAAAACCAGTCTCGAAGCTAACAATGTCGGATGCTATTCACCGTTGGAAATCGCCTCCCTCATTTACACATTTATTTCAGTTCACCTGAAGTCTAAATTGTTAGACAATCCACCAGTAATTGATTATTTGATAAAGATAAGTGCAATAGTTATTCGAGCGAAATTCTAGATAAACACAAGTAGGTTAACGAAATCTGATTCTACCAAATTATAACTGAAATTAATGTTAGCACTGATTGTCTGTCAGTATGGTATTGTCAATGCATTAGTTATGAATGATTAATATTTTATGTGACCGTTCCAACCACTTTTCAGACATACCGGAAATTGAAAAATAGACAACGTGTTCAAAATACAAGCGAAATCTTAGCTTCCGATCGTTTATTTTTCATGAAACTTGCACAGGTAAGTTAGTAAATATGTTCTCTTATTTGTGTGCAGCATTCAAGGTGAGAATTATTAAAATTCTAATGTATAAATGAGGTTTTACAAGTGATTAGTGTATGAAAAATCTAAAACTATTCAAGTATAATAGGAAGAAGACAGTACAAGCTTGTAATGATGAAATCATGATGTATTTGTGATGAACTGATGAATGGAAATTAGAATTTCAAACGTTTCACCACTTCCTTTCAACGGCTTTTTCAGTTGTTTAATAAATAAGGTGATCAAAATAACCAAAGGATGATTAATTAATAGTATTCACTCAGAATACTTGGTTCAATTGGTATCCCATTTCGCGTATACTTTAAAATCGTTATAATTGTAAAGTGTAATGGTTCTTCGTTGGTGGCAGAagcaaaagtgttttctgtcgTTTAAAATATGTCAATCTCTTACATACTCTCATTCATATGTGCCTCAAGCAAGTCACTGATTATCGAAGCAAATAATACAACCAATAGTTTATCTATCATTTTACCATTGATGCTTAGTTGATTATATAACTAGTAATGTGGATGATAACAAATATAATATCTATCATAATATGGTAATGTAAAACGCGATCAATGGTAACATGGTATTTTGAATTCTATGTTTAATCAAAATATATAGACTTTATGTGGCCGTGTACACAAGGATTCACGTTCCTACCACAAAAATCACGTTGATCACATTGTACCTCGATATAGGTAAGCTCTAAAACTTTTCAGGCATGTTTAATGACTGTTTAATGTTGTAATTTGTATGAAAGCAAATGCTTATGATGCAATTGATTCCAAATAATAACATCAATGGTTAAAGCAATGTTGAATTTATGTGTACACCAAGTATGATTCTAACGGTTGTTTTTGTGAAATCAAGTAACACTATAAATATCAAAAATAAAATCGGAATAAAACTGATGGTTAATAACACTATGACATAAGTTATGGAATCTGTTATAATCAATCAGAAAGTAATTCAATTTCAATTACCCTAACATTTCATGAAACATGTCAGTAATTTCGGACACAGAAATAACGTCTCTGATCATTTACACCAATCTATATACTTGCAAATCATTGTCCAACAAGTTAACTTAGGTGgctactgttatatcttgtggcctgcGTGCTCTGTTTATATGTGTCGCCAGTTATAGTGCACTGAAttatcgaccggaccaatgacacacgaaagcCGTACTAGCTGTCTAGATTATTTGTCGGTTCTGCTTCCTGCCTAGACCAGCCAattaagtctagaacaccaatctcTGCCTCTGCGGTATAAGTCATATTTCAAACACACTAAGTTTATATGCCAATCAAACAGAGAGATAGTAagtgatagacagggcataattcaaaAATGGTAAACACAGAACaataatttatagttcaaaataaagctaatgaatataaataatttagttatttagcaattatacgatagaaAGTaaatgcatagtattggtccacaaatggatcccaaagttaccgttcattatttttatcagaacaTAAAAGCTACCCTTATAACATTTGACCTACCTGTTTTTTAAATGTTCGATTGTTGTAATAAACCTTGTTGTTTTAGATTTGTTTAAATCGAATAATCATATATATTAACTCCGAGTACTTATACAGTTTATGGTTGACTTACAAAATAGAGCGATTCAATATGAGCGCAATCTCAAACTGAAAATCTGCACTCAGAGAATTTGTCACGGCAACAAAATTTGACATAATGAATAGAGCTATTAATTCGTTCTCGTATTACTTGgttgaaccttcccattgatgtttgggacggGAATCGATCAGTCCCTTATCGGAATGTACTTATCCCATGAgaattgcttcgatattgccatcagtcacaagcattattagCAGATGTAGGTGTGGCTACatgtggaatccagaacgcgcatttcatcctatttgagagtCGTCatttggatgaatctgcattccatatttgatgttcactcagagactcgaactcagcacCATTCGCTtcaacgccatcacgttatccacacAGATACTAGGACGTCACAAGCTTCTccgactccactgctagccaaaaTTCATCTCTGAATAAAGCTATTGTAATCATTACTATCATTATGCTCTTGAAGATATGCTTAATTTGAAGATGTTTCTGAATATGAGTATCATTTAAGGTTGTGTTCGATCCAACTTGAAGACGCTAGAAAGCACTGAAATACTTCCATTTTTAAAAACAAGACCACTCATTAGTGGATATTTATTTGACGTTAAGGACTGGACACAGGATATTTAAGTGTGTAATCATTGCACAACCTAGATTCCAGGTCAAATAGTctgattatttacaaacatatcGTATTGATTTCTCTCTTTATATTCTTTCAGGGTGATAGGTGCTTTATCAAATACTGAAGAATTTGCTATAGCTTACAACTGTCCAATCGGTTCACCAATGAATCCTGTGAAGAAATGTAAATTGTGGTAAGATCATCAAAAGTTAGCAATTAACAGTATGATTGAAAAGGAATGAGTGTATGTGTATTTTCTTCACTGTTCCGAAAGAATGTAGACTGGTCATAAATATTGTAGCTTAGTCTAAGATTATTGATGAAACAAATACAATACTTAAACAAAAACCGACTTGTTTCTGTCTATTTGTATAAATTTGCCCAAATATATCAAAAAATCTATTTGCAAAATATACTGTTTGCtaacaaacaatattattcaaaatagtTTCCTTTTGTTGTGTTCTGAATGACGCATCACAAACTATTGCATTTGATAGTAGTACCTCTGTCAAATCTATCGAAGTGTCTAGTTATACGATTGAGTAACATGCGAAACCGAAGTTCATAAAACAGCGGTTTATCAAGAAAGTGGTCCATCATTGAGGAAGAGACATAAATTAGTTACAAGACCCGACTCATGAGATATCAATGGGTCTTAGAGCATCTGTCAGTCTGGAAAATGGCACCCTGCATTATTAACAAAGAATAAGTATGACATACCTTAGTGCGAATGACAGCTTAGAGCTGTGTTTAATTTTGATAACAGTTTATcaagaagcaaacaaggaactAATAACAAACGAATATGGACACATATGGTAATGACAAACACAATAACTGTTACATGTATGTACAAATATTTTACAACATTACATGATAAACTGCGTCACAACATGGACGTAGAAATTGCTGAGAATATACTGTTTGCTGAATATTATTAGTTAGAATAAAACGAAGCACAAAAATGAATTAGACAATTAAGTACAGAGAACGTAAGCAAACATAACAACCTCTATTTTTCTAAGAGATTTCTACTAGGATCTtgttattaatttatataaaatattttaatgtgaTGCGAAGATTAGTCGAGAGCAGCAGATTGGTTAGACATATTTCATACTACACAGCCATAATTGTTGATTTCCAAGCTGATGTCAGATCATCATCGAAGTTAATATGAATTTGTCAAAAATCACAATATCAGCGACTTTGTGGTAGCGttgagtcgaggacggactatgatcaccactactattcgattacgcgcccagcaacgacttggttcctttgattactcgcaaaccagaaggctttcattagtccagataaagtatatttattggcgatctcgtagtatcgaaagaataccgagacgtgccaacgagtacaggcaaaatgggcagagcgtGAGAAAGTTCGAACCGAGCAAGGAGGATAGCGGAAccagaagtgagtctgatacagttaaacaagtacagtaaaacaatcgctggtacaattggtaacaataataataattgtttctattgttccaatcgtgttcttatcgagacaggccggtcactacaagagccccccgctagaaagggtttgcactttcgatacgtagcggtttcgttcgtgggactggtcgtgaaacgtgcaattgtaggacgaaggcgttgacAGAGCAGGAAGCGATCGTTGATCTTCGAGTCGCCACCAAACGTCTTTGACGTGGAACGGTACCAGGAGGAACGTACTGTAGTGATTCCTTGggttagcatgctacaccacaatggtttgtatccagaatctgaaggctgtgttcgtagaggtccgaaccagaaacgctgcagacgtaggatgAAActagattgagccaaggaaccagatgcgaccagaatAACcaagttcgggaccaaatgtataccatacgtatttggagccagagggatcgactgagtgcgttgactagggCGTGGGTGATCaagccagctttcgccaaagttGACTGAAGCCGACGATACCAATAaggcgatggtcggaggcgtgtagtgccgcgattcgttaaccatttacttcgataaccgttataattctaaacttaacggtgcgtaaaatcagaagacaaaggatagcagaa
Above is a genomic segment from Schistosoma mansoni strain Puerto Rico chromosome 2, complete genome containing:
- a CDS encoding host cell factor-related; translation: MILPQFTFLHRIHW